CGTCGCGATTGAGCTGATATTGACCACTGAGGGTAGCTCGCACATCCCCCAGAATCAACTGGCTGTAGGCGGCAGTCATATCTAGGCGATTGGGATTAGATGGAGTTTCGGTGCCAATGGTGATGAAATCTCCGCCTCGATACTCCAGCCCTAGCCGCAGAGTGCGTTGATCGGTACTGGACGCACCTCGCCGTAGCAAGTCATAGAAGACCCGCATGGCCACATCCCAGCCAAAGGTGTTGTGGCGACTGGCGGCGGCATCCCAGGTCCAATTACCGATTGCCGTGGCCCAGGTCCCCTCCAGGCCAAGCAACTGTTGTTCCAAGTCTCCTTGGAAATACCCGCCAAGGGTCAACTTGTCGGTTGCCCCGACACGATGGGATAGGGTAAGCACCGATTTGCTAGCGTCGTAGCGCCGACTCACCCCCACCTGCTCTGACGGCATCCCTAGACTATAGGCAAACTGTTGGACTCCTGGTGCCAGTAAGCCCCCAGACACGCCAGTAGCGAAGTCGAGCCGCTGCACCTGGCCGACATCATCAGTAATCACAAGTTGAACATCGTTAATCCCGGCATTCAGGGGCAGGTTACGCACATCCTGGGGACCTGCATCCAGGCGTAGCGTCTGTACCAGTCGACCATTGACGAAGGCCTCGATAGTGGCCGGGCGTTCCAGGAAAAACTCAAAGCGACTAATGGGGCGCGTGACGCGAAAGGGCTGCAAGGAAAAATTACGAGCTACGGTAATTCCTCCCATAGGAATGCTGCTTTGGTAGCCCCGCGTGGGCAAAGACAAATCACCAAGGCGATAGCGAATGGCTTGGGAAATATCATCGTGAACCAAGCTGAGATTGCCGCGTCGCCAGGCAGGGCTGCCATCTTCGGTGAAATCGATCTGGCCCTCTAAAACCCAACCCGCAACGTTGAGGGCACCATCGAAATTCAACAGCAACGGTTCTCGTCCTGTCTCATCAGCATTCCCGGTCCAAACCATGGTTTGGCCGCCCCGCACATTGACATAGGCACTGGTATGGCTGGGGCGCAGTGCCGTCTCGTAGCCAGGCGGTAAATCGCGGTCATCGACATCCAATATATTCGTGGCCCGCAGGGCGGCGGGTATTTGGATCTGCAGCTCTAAGCGGCGATCGTCAAAGGTCACCTCTAAGCCAACTTGGCGAATATCACGCAAGTTAATCTGGCCTGCGCCATTCACAGCTACCGATAGCTGAGCCTGAATATCGGGCCGTACCAACGCTTCAGTAGCCGTTAGTAAGTCGCTGCCATCCACTAAAATATCGGCCTGATTGCCCCCAGGTAGTTGCAGAAAGATCTGCCCCCGTTGCTGATCATTGATGAAGAGGGGAACTATTACTTGTTGGGGACCGCGATTGCGAGGGGTACCAAAGACGTCTTCAAAGAGTTGATCGGTCTCGTTCTCTGGCTCAGGAGAGTCGGCAGGATTGGTAGCGGGTGCGTCGGCTGGAGAAGGGTCAGCAGACTCTGCGTCTTCAGCAGGGGGAGTCTCCTCTGAGGCTGGATTCTGCTCAGTGGGAGCTGTAGGGGGTAATGAGGTGTCTGCAGTGTCAGCCAGAGAAGGCGACGTTACAGGTGTTGAGACCTGCCTATTGATATCCGAGAAAGCTCCGCTAGATGACGCAGCAGAGCGCGATATCTCAGATGGGGAGAACTCTGGGTTGATAGTTGTTCGGGTGCTCAGGGGGGGGGAAGTTGTGATGTCGTCGTTAGTATTTTCGGTGGAAGGGACCTCGGTAAGCGCAACCTCGCCCATGGCAGTCTTGGCTTGATCATCGGACTCAGCCGATGTTGCTGGCGCTGCTGCCGCTTGAGCCCCTGGGGAGCTAGTGATGCGCAATGGTGTGCGCACTCCTACGGTGCCTTGCAGATCGGTGGCTTGGGTACTGTCGATGGAGCCACGGGCAAATGCAGGCCCTGGTGTTGCTCTCTCGGGCGACGCCACCGGGAATTGGCTGGCTAGGGTTGGAGATGCTTGATGAGATGCTCTTGCCCTAGAGAAGGCAGGACTTTGCTCTGATTGCTCCGGTTCGGATGCTCCAGAAGATGTTTCACAGGAATTGTCCATCTCCTTGGGGTCTACCTGGGCCGGTGGGGAGTCTATAGGGGGTGGCTCTTGGGGTGGTGCGATCGCACCCTCACAGGCTATGGAAATCATGGGTAGCATGCAAATCCCTCCAACCAACCGATCAGGATCTAGGCTGGTTTAGCTGGCAAGACTTGGGGGCTACTTAGTGCATTCCAGCTTCAGTCCCCCAAGCCCGGTAAACGTCATCATCATTGTTACAACTCGTCATGGGCGTGAACCAGGCATTCACTGCCTGCCCTGGTCCCTGACTACTCGTCCTCCTGACGATACTCGATCGTGGCCGTGATCTCACCATTGGCTAAATTCGTAGGCCGTGGCATCACAAAGCGACGCTGATGACCGGGCAAGACGATCTGGCCAGCCATACCGTCCAGTTGGTCTGGACCTAAATTGAGCGTTGTTCCTTGGGCGGTTAAGCTTACCTGTAAGTCTCGCAGGCGGGCACTGGCTGTGCCCTGATTCGCCAGGGTAATCGCCACCTGGGCCTCGCCCTCAGAACCGGTGATCGCCTCAACAGAGGCGACCTGAACATCTGGCGCTACATCCGCTGGGCGCACATAGAGAGAGCCTAAGTAACGCAGCAAAATCTGCACCGATCCCACTGGTCGCGTCACCTGGGCATCTGGATCAGCCAAGTTAATTGGCAATTGTTCGGCAACCAGACGATAGGTTAACTCTTGGGATGGGTCTGGATCCCCTAACCAGGTCACTCGCACAGTCTGGACTGATTGTGGCTCCAGAATCATTTGAGGTGGATAAACCAGAAAGTCCTCGTCAGCTGGTTCATAGGACTCTTGACCATCGATATCCATGTTGCGCTCCACCACCGACACTTCTACGGCGATGCGCTCGTCGCTATCATTCACGACTTCATAAGACTTCGTGGCCCCTTCCCCAATGGGAGCAAATACCTGGGAAATTGGCTTCAGCTGAAACGCCAGGGCAGGATTAATACTGGCTACTGCCAAGAATAGTAATGCTGCCAATGCCTGGAATACCCATTTCATAGGACTAACCTCATCAGAGTTGGAACAAGATATCGAACTGGTTGTTAATAGGTTGCCCACTATTCGCTTGAGCAGCACATCAACCACACTAATAATTGTCAAGAGATGGACAAGAAATTAGGGCTGCAGCGGGACACAACGATAGCGCTTAATTGTCAAAGACCGACACATCAATGATGCCGCTGTAATCTCCAGGATCTTGTAACGCCGACGGGGTGTATAAGATATAGAGATCTCGGGCTTCACTACCCGCCGCACTGGTCACGTAGGTGTAGGCCGATCCAGAGGGAACCGTAAAGTCTGCTTCCGCAGGGGCTGACGCATCATTAGGTACTGTTACAACCTGGAATTCGATATCTTCCCCAGCTAGTTTGGTGATTGCGCCCGATGTGACCTGCAGGGTTAAGCCTAAGGTATTATCAGTCGAGAAGGATAGATCTGCCACCTTGACAATATGGGTGGTGGCAGTGCCCTCTCCATCTAAATCAAGACTACTGGCAGTGGTCGTTGAGCTGGTGCTGAGAGTGGGGAGTGCTGCGGCTGGAGATGCGATTGAGAGTAGGAGAATAGTACTCCAAATTCCGTTGAGTTTCATGGGCATGACCTCCCAATTGGCAATGCTGGCTGACTACTATGGACTATCTCCTGTAATCGTCAGGGCAATTTTAGTGTGATAATTTTCATGGGGCGAAAAATCAGCCGGATTATAGCGAACGTAGACAGCATTAGTTGCTAAATTGATACCGACTATGTAGGGCACACGCTGACCGGATGAGGATTCAAAGT
This portion of the Halomicronema hongdechloris C2206 genome encodes:
- a CDS encoding fimbria/pilus outer membrane usher protein, with product MLPMISIACEGAIAPPQEPPPIDSPPAQVDPKEMDNSCETSSGASEPEQSEQSPAFSRARASHQASPTLASQFPVASPERATPGPAFARGSIDSTQATDLQGTVGVRTPLRITSSPGAQAAAAPATSAESDDQAKTAMGEVALTEVPSTENTNDDITTSPPLSTRTTINPEFSPSEISRSAASSSGAFSDINRQVSTPVTSPSLADTADTSLPPTAPTEQNPASEETPPAEDAESADPSPADAPATNPADSPEPENETDQLFEDVFGTPRNRGPQQVIVPLFINDQQRGQIFLQLPGGNQADILVDGSDLLTATEALVRPDIQAQLSVAVNGAGQINLRDIRQVGLEVTFDDRRLELQIQIPAALRATNILDVDDRDLPPGYETALRPSHTSAYVNVRGGQTMVWTGNADETGREPLLLNFDGALNVAGWVLEGQIDFTEDGSPAWRRGNLSLVHDDISQAIRYRLGDLSLPTRGYQSSIPMGGITVARNFSLQPFRVTRPISRFEFFLERPATIEAFVNGRLVQTLRLDAGPQDVRNLPLNAGINDVQLVITDDVGQVQRLDFATGVSGGLLAPGVQQFAYSLGMPSEQVGVSRRYDASKSVLTLSHRVGATDKLTLGGYFQGDLEQQLLGLEGTWATAIGNWTWDAAASRHNTFGWDVAMRVFYDLLRRGASSTDQRTLRLGLEYRGGDFITIGTETPSNPNRLDMTAAYSQLILGDVRATLSGQYQLNRDDASDAYDIRLVLAKPLGRGLNLTLNGSYGMDRNGDRIQQVNIGLTASLPRQRQTITSTTTLDQAGVPTSRLNWNYSSPRSLDGISTSLGTVLNASDIGITSQTRYSGYRASLTLDNTVAMPRGVANRPLETTSRLTWGTAFVMADGIIGWSRPIDNSFAIVTRQGTADDQLIRVNPSVTGEQGRADGIGPAVVPIQPYSLTTLSLDAPDLPVGYDLGESSYTLLPSYRSGTVITAGTEATVFIRGVLVGANGNPVSLQRGVIESLSDPDWPDVELFTNRVGRFALFGFKPGRYAVRVFGLEGGVTEFVIPEQASGLHQVGTLKLPVAVDDLEDS
- a CDS encoding fimbrial biogenesis chaperone, whose product is MKWVFQALAALLFLAVASINPALAFQLKPISQVFAPIGEGATKSYEVVNDSDERIAVEVSVVERNMDIDGQESYEPADEDFLVYPPQMILEPQSVQTVRVTWLGDPDPSQELTYRLVAEQLPINLADPDAQVTRPVGSVQILLRYLGSLYVRPADVAPDVQVASVEAITGSEGEAQVAITLANQGTASARLRDLQVSLTAQGTTLNLGPDQLDGMAGQIVLPGHQRRFVMPRPTNLANGEITATIEYRQEDE